One region of Maylandia zebra isolate NMK-2024a linkage group LG10, Mzebra_GT3a, whole genome shotgun sequence genomic DNA includes:
- the LOC143420730 gene encoding olfactory receptor 1500-like, translated as MDLFNSALGKNITFLRPAFFIISGFIGIPNIKYYYAFLFFVYIISVLANTAVMAAIYLDHNLRTPKYIAVFNLALVDLLGNSAMVPKVLDIFLFNHPHISYNDCLTFLFFCYVFLSMQALNLVALSYDRVMAIVYPLHYQLKVTQKFMLCLIASFWVFVIIVVLIATGLLTRLSLCESVVIKSFFCDHGQIYRLACNDYTPSDITAWILPALILWIPLLFVLLSYLSISYALAKVATVRERMKGFKTCTAHLSLVAIYFLPILITLRLNIEPNARIINLSLTSVFPPMLNPIIYVLQTQEIKESLKKLKGRITTHYKNRKVKFKK; from the coding sequence ATGGATCTTTTCAACTCTGCACTTGGaaaaaatatcacttttttGCGTCCTGCATTTTTCATTATAAGTGGATTTATTGGCATTCctaatataaaatattattatgcctttctgttttttgtttatattatttCTGTCCTGGCAAACACAGCTGTCATGGCCGCAATATATTTGGATCACAATCTAAGAACACCGAAATATATTGCAGTTTTCAATCTTGCATTGGTTGATCTGTTAGGTAACTCTGCCATGGTGCCAAAGGTTCTCGATATCTTTTTGTTTAATCACcctcacatttcctataatgACTGCTTGACATTCCTGTTTTTCTGCTATGTATTCCTTTCGATGCAAGCTCTAAATCTGGTTGCACTGTCATATGACAGAGTTATGGCGATCGTTTACCCACTGCATTATCAACTGAAGGTGACTCAAAAGTTCATGCTCTGTTTAATTGCCTCCTTCTGGGTGTTTGTCATTATTGTTGTACTTATTGCAACTGGCCTTCTTACAAGGCTTTCCCTCTGTGAGTCAGTCGttattaaaagctttttttgtgACCATGGTCAGATATACCGGCTTGCATGCAATGATTATACACCCAGCGATATAACTGCTTGGATTTTGCCAGCTCTTATTCTTTGGAttcctcttttgtttgttttgttgagtTATCTGAGTATAAGCTATGCTTTAGCTAAGGTAGCCACAGTTCGAGAAAGAATGAAGGGCTTTAAAACCTGCACAGCTCATCTTTCATTAGTGGCAATCTATTTCCTCCCAATATTAATCACTCTACGTTTAAACATAGAGCCAAATGCCAGAATCATAAACCTGTCTCTGACATCAGTCTTTCCTCCAATGCTGAACCCTATCATATATGTTCTTCAGACACAAGAAATCAAAGAATCTCTAAAAAAGTTAAAGGGAAGAATCACAACACACTACAAAAATAGAAAagtcaaatttaaaaagtaa
- the LOC101471850 gene encoding olfactory receptor 1500-like yields MEFLNSAVGKNITFVKPAYFIISAFNGIANIRYYFVFLCFIYIFSVVGNTLLMIVIILDHTLRGPKHIGVVNFAFTDLLSSSALMPKLVDIFLFNHHHISYNDCLAFMFFCLTFFAAQAFNLVVLSFDRVLAIMYPLHYQMRISHKLILSLIAFFWLLAITIILTAVGLLTRLSFCDSVVIQSFFCDHGPVYRLGCNDLTPNRVIAHLASVLVLWVPLAFIVGSYCCIGYSLSKTVTCRERLKALKTCTSHLSLVAIYFLPALFIFTFGSTILPNARTVSLSLATVMPLTLNPIIYGLQTQEIKESLKKLLKVKMQFKISAKK; encoded by the coding sequence aTGGAATTTTTAAATTCAGCTGTTGGGAAAAACATCACATTTGTGAAACCTGCATATTTCATAATAAGTGCATTTAATGGCATAGCTAATATTAGGTATTACTTTGTCTTTCTGTGCTTTATCTACATTTTTTCAGTGGTGGGAAACACACTACTGATGATTGTCATAATTTTGGATCATACATTGAGAGGTCCAAAACATATTGGAGTTGTGAACTTTGCATTTACAGACCTGTTAAGTAGCTCTGCTTTGATGCCAAAGCTTGTtgacatttttctgtttaaccatCACCATATCTCCTACAATGACTGCTTGGCattcatgtttttctgcttgACTTTTTTTGCAGCACAGGCTTTTAATCTGGTTGTGTTGTCCTTTGACAGAGTCCTGGCTATCATGTACCCGCTGCACTACCAAATGAGAATCAGCCACAAGCTCATTTTATCTTTGATCGCTTTTTTCTGGCTTCTTGCAATTACTATCATACTCACTGCAGTTGGTCTTCTCACAAGACTTTCTTTCTGTGACTCTGTGGTTATTCAGAGCTTTTTCTGTGATCATGGACCTGTGTATCGGCTTGGCTGCAATGATCTTACTCCAAATCGTGTAATTGCTCATTTGGCATCAGTTCTTGTTCTTTGGGTTCCACTGGCATTTATCGTGGGAAGTTACTGCTGTATTGGTTATTCTTTGTCAAAAACTGTTACATGTAGGGAAAGACTAAAGGCTTTAAAAACCTGCACAAGTCACCTTTCATTAGTGGCAATTTATTTCCTCCCTGCACTATTTATCTTTACCTTTGGGAGTACAATACTTCCAAATGCAAGGACTGTAAGTCTATCTTTGGCCACTGTCATGCCTTTGACTTTAAATCCAATAATCTATGGTCTTCAGACACAGGAAATCAAAGAATCGTTGAAGAAGTTATTAAAAgttaaaatgcaatttaaaatttCTGCAAAGAAATAA
- the LOC143420731 gene encoding olfactory receptor 1500-like — MDLFNSALGKNITFLRPAFFIISGFIGIPNIKYYYAFLFFVYIISVLANTAVMAAIYLDHNLRTPKYIAVFNLALVDLLGNSAMVPKILDIFLFNHPHISYNDCLTFLFFCYVFLSMQALNLVALSYDRAMAIVYPLHYQLKVTHKFMFSLIASFWVFVIIVILIATGLLTRLSLCESVVIKSFFCDHGQIYRLACNDYTPSDITAWILPALILWLPLLFVLLSYLSIGYALAKVATVRERMKGFKTCTAHLSLVAIYFLPILITLRLNIEPNARIINLSLTSVFPPMLNPIIYVLQTQEIKESLKKLKGRITTHYKNRKVKFKK, encoded by the coding sequence ATGGATCTTTTCAACTCTGCACTTGGaaaaaatatcacttttttGCGTCCTGCATTTTTCATTATAAGTGGATTTATTGGCATTCctaatataaaatattattatgcctttctgttttttgtttatattatttCTGTCCTGGCAAACACAGCTGTCATGGCCGCAATATATTTGGATCACAATCTAAGAACACCGAAATATATTGCAGTTTTCAATCTTGCATTGGTTGATCTGTTAGGTAACTCTGCCATGGTGCCAAAGATTCTCGATATCTTTTTGTTTAATCACcctcacatttcctataatgACTGCTTGACATTCCTGTTTTTCTGCTATGTATTCCTTTCAATGCAAGCTCTAAATCTGGTTGCACTGTCATATGACAGAGCTATGGCGATTGTTTACCCACTGCATTATCAACTGAAGGTGACTCACAAGTTCATGTTCTCTTTAATTGCCTCTTTCTGGGTGTTTGTCATTATTGTTATACTTATTGCAACTGGCCTTCTTACAAGGCTTTCCCTCTGTGAGTCAGTCGttattaaaagctttttttgtgACCATGGTCAGATATACCGGCTTGCATGCAATGATTATACACCCAGCGATATAACTGCTTGGATTTTGCCAGCTCTTATTCTTTGGCttcctcttttgtttgttttgttgagtTATCTGAGTATAGGCTATGCTTTAGCTAAGGTAGCCACAGTTCGAGAAAGAATGAAGGGCTTTAAAACCTGCACAGCTCATCTTTCATTAGTGGCAATCTATTTCCTCCCAATATTAATCACTCTACGTTTAAACATAGAGCCAAATGCCAGAATCATAAACCTGTCTCTGACATCAGTCTTTCCTCCAATGCTGAACCCTATCATATATGTTCTTCAGACACAAGAAATCAAAGAATCTCTAAAAAAGTTAAAGGGAAGAATCACAACACACTACAAAAATAGAAAagtcaaatttaaaaagtaa
- the LOC143420729 gene encoding olfactory receptor 1500-like: protein MDLFNSALGKNITFLRPAFFIISGFIGIPNIKYYYAFLVFVYIISVLANTAVMATIYLDHNLRTPKYIAVFNLALVDLLGNSAMVPKVLDIFLFNHPHISYNDCLTFLFFCYVFLSMQALNLVALSYDRVMAIVYPLHYQLKVTQKFMFCLIASFWVFVIIVVLIATGLLTRLSLCESVVIKSFFCDHGQIYRLACNDYTPSDITAWILPALILWLPLLFVLLSYLSIGYALAKVATVRERMKGFKTCTAHLSLVAIYFLPILIISILRANIEPHARIINLSLTSVFPPMLNPIIYVLQTQEIKESLKKLKGRITTHYKNRKVKFKK, encoded by the coding sequence ATGGATCTTTTCAACTCTGCACTTGGaaaaaatatcacttttttGCGTCCTGCATTTTTCATTATAAGTGGATTTATTGGCATTCctaatataaaatattattatgcctttctggtttttgtttatattatttCTGTCCTGGCAAACACAGCTGTCATGGCCACAATATATTTGGATCACAATCTAAGAACACCGAAATATATTGCAGTTTTCAATCTTGCATTGGTTGATCTGTTAGGTAACTCTGCCATGGTGCCAAAGGTTCTCGATATCTTTTTGTTTAATCACcctcacatttcctataatgACTGCTTGACATTCCTGTTTTTCTGCTATGTATTCCTTTCGATGCAAGCTCTAAATCTGGTTGCACTGTCATATGACAGAGTTATGGCGATCGTTTACCCACTGCATTATCAACTGAAGGTGACTCAAAAGTTCATGTTCTGTTTAATTGCCTCTTTCTGGGTGTTTGTCATTATTGTTGTACTTATTGCAACTGGCCTTCTTACAAGGCTTTCCCTCTGTGAGTCAGTCGttattaaaagctttttttgtgACCATGGTCAGATATACCGGCTTGCATGCAATGATTATACACCCAGCGATATAACTGCTTGGATTTTGCCAGCTCTTATTCTTTGGCttcctcttttgtttgttttgttgagtTATCTGAGTATAGGCTATGCTTTAGCTAAGGTAGCCACAGTTCGAGAAAGAATGAAGGGCTTTAAAACCTGCACAGCTCATCTTTCATTAGTGGCAATCTATTTCCTCCCAATATTAATCATATCTATTCTACGTGCAAACATAGAGCCACATGCCAGAATCATAAACCTGTCTCTGACATCAGTCTTTCCTCCAATGCTGAACCCTATCATATATGTTCTTCAGACACAAGAAATCAAAGAATCTCTAAAAAAGTTAAAGGGAAGAATCACAACACACTACAAAAATAGAAAagtcaaatttaaaaagtaa